One Bacteroidota bacterium DNA window includes the following coding sequences:
- the mutL gene encoding DNA mismatch repair endonuclease MutL, whose amino-acid sequence MAQTIRVLPEHLANKIAAGEVVQRPASAVKELLENSIDAGARSITIVIAHGGKSMIRIVDDGGGLGPEDARLAFERHATSKISSYEDIENIRTLGFRGEALASIAAVAQVEMRTRRPEDEVGTKIRIEGGVMAEPLPEASPPGTSLTVRNLFYNTPARRNFLKNDAAEYKQVYDVVQRIALSHPSIAITLMSGDEMILDLPASTPAGRVESVFGAAAAKSIIPFEERSEPLGIRGFLGKPGFARKTRAEQYLFLNQRFILNRSVNHAVFKAYEHLLEKGSFPFFLLFLSIDPRRVDVNVHPSKMEVKFADESMIYRIVHSAVRKALSANDLIPTAELREGTPERGSGLVFRQEGEHAGLRVADWKELIRTPSPPREGPQAPVSLPGGAGSEGEAVRSAPSPTAPIWQVHNKYIMTPVENGVLVIDQHAAHERVIYERTIERFNESVPNAQQLLFPHTFELTPGDAALVRELLPLLERLGFNLKMFGKTTAVIDGVPADIRPGSEKTILREIVDLFKEDSQNVELEPREKLAKSFSCRAAVKSGDPLNVAEMHSLLDQLFVTRIPYSCPHGRPVMIRLSLTELDRKFGRTS is encoded by the coding sequence ATGGCGCAGACCATCAGAGTCCTCCCGGAGCATCTGGCGAACAAGATCGCCGCGGGGGAAGTGGTACAACGTCCCGCATCCGCGGTCAAGGAGCTCCTGGAGAACTCCATCGATGCGGGCGCCCGGTCAATCACGATCGTGATCGCGCACGGCGGCAAATCGATGATCCGGATCGTGGACGACGGGGGAGGGCTGGGCCCGGAAGACGCCAGGCTCGCGTTCGAACGGCATGCCACGAGCAAGATCTCCTCGTACGAAGATATCGAAAACATCAGGACGCTGGGCTTCCGGGGCGAAGCGCTCGCCTCGATCGCCGCGGTCGCGCAGGTGGAGATGCGAACCCGGAGGCCGGAGGACGAAGTCGGGACGAAGATTCGCATCGAGGGAGGTGTCATGGCCGAGCCTCTTCCCGAGGCCTCACCTCCCGGAACCTCCCTCACGGTCCGGAACCTGTTTTACAATACCCCCGCCAGGCGCAACTTCCTGAAAAACGACGCGGCCGAATACAAGCAGGTGTATGATGTGGTTCAGCGAATCGCATTGTCTCATCCCTCGATCGCCATCACGCTCATGAGCGGGGATGAGATGATCCTCGATCTTCCGGCCTCGACTCCCGCCGGGCGTGTCGAGTCCGTGTTCGGAGCGGCGGCGGCGAAGTCGATCATCCCGTTTGAGGAGAGATCCGAACCGCTGGGCATCAGGGGATTCCTCGGGAAACCCGGTTTCGCCCGGAAAACTCGCGCCGAACAGTATCTCTTCCTGAACCAACGGTTCATCCTCAACCGCTCTGTCAACCACGCGGTCTTCAAAGCCTACGAGCACCTCCTTGAGAAGGGTAGCTTTCCCTTCTTTCTCCTCTTTCTCTCGATCGACCCCCGCCGGGTCGATGTCAACGTCCATCCCTCAAAAATGGAAGTGAAGTTTGCCGATGAGAGTATGATCTACCGGATCGTTCACTCGGCTGTCCGGAAGGCGCTCTCGGCCAACGATCTCATCCCGACGGCGGAACTGAGGGAGGGGACGCCGGAGCGGGGCTCGGGGCTCGTCTTCAGGCAGGAAGGGGAGCATGCCGGCCTGCGGGTTGCCGACTGGAAGGAGCTCATCCGGACGCCGTCACCTCCCCGTGAAGGGCCTCAGGCGCCTGTCTCCCTCCCCGGGGGTGCCGGGAGCGAGGGGGAGGCCGTCCGTAGCGCCCCTTCTCCGACGGCGCCGATCTGGCAGGTGCATAATAAATACATCATGACGCCTGTCGAAAACGGAGTGCTCGTGATCGATCAGCATGCCGCCCACGAACGGGTTATCTATGAGCGAACGATCGAGCGCTTCAACGAATCGGTCCCGAATGCGCAGCAACTTCTCTTCCCGCACACCTTTGAGCTCACCCCCGGAGATGCCGCGCTCGTTCGGGAACTCTTGCCGCTCCTTGAACGGCTCGGGTTCAACCTGAAGATGTTCGGAAAAACGACCGCGGTCATCGACGGCGTCCCGGCCGATATCAGGCCGGGGAGTGAAAAAACGATCCTGCGGGAGATTGTCGATCTGTTCAAAGAGGATTCGCAGAACGTGGAGCTTGAACCCCGGGAGAAGCTCGCCAAGAGCTTCTCCTGCCGGGCGGCGGTGAAGTCGGGCGATCCGTTGAACGTCGCGGAGATGCATTCGCTTTTGGACCAGCTTTTTGTCACCAGGATTCCTTACTCCTGCCCGCACGGCCGCCCCGTCATGATCCGGCTCTCGTTGACCGAACTCGACCGGAAGTTCGGCAGGACATCCTGA
- a CDS encoding dipeptide epimerase codes for MKLSYRHIKLRLAHPFTISRSSDTVRDSVVVRLEHGGISGTGEAAPSPRYGESASTVASFLRKLDLGKFEDPLRLEEILSHVSEAAEGNSSAKAAVDIALHDWAGKKLGLPLWKLWGLTKEETPMTSFTIGIAPDQELEQKVLEAAPYPMLKVKVGAGGDKHLVSFIRSITDKRMSVDANEGWRSKEEARDLILWLEEKGVEFVEQPLPARDLDGTAWLRGQVRLPLFADENAVAPSDLPLLRGIFDGINIKLMKCGGLREALKMIHTARAMGMKILIGCMIESSVAISAAAHLSPLADYADLDGNLLITNDPFTGVGVRHGKLLLNERPGLGVRRRAAGRG; via the coding sequence TTGAAACTCTCCTATCGCCATATCAAGCTCCGCCTGGCGCATCCCTTCACGATCTCCCGGAGCTCCGATACCGTGAGGGACTCCGTCGTCGTCAGGCTCGAGCACGGCGGCATTTCCGGCACGGGGGAAGCGGCCCCTTCCCCGCGTTACGGCGAGTCGGCTTCCACCGTGGCTTCGTTCCTCAGGAAGCTCGATCTCGGGAAGTTCGAAGACCCTCTCCGTCTGGAGGAGATCCTCTCCCATGTGTCGGAGGCCGCGGAAGGGAATAGTTCCGCGAAAGCGGCCGTGGATATCGCGCTGCATGACTGGGCAGGCAAGAAGCTCGGACTTCCCCTCTGGAAGCTCTGGGGCCTGACGAAAGAGGAGACCCCCATGACTTCGTTCACGATCGGGATCGCTCCCGACCAGGAGCTCGAGCAAAAGGTGCTTGAAGCCGCGCCCTACCCGATGCTGAAAGTGAAAGTGGGCGCCGGGGGAGATAAGCATCTCGTTTCCTTCATACGCTCGATCACCGACAAGAGGATGAGCGTCGATGCGAACGAAGGATGGAGGTCGAAAGAGGAGGCGCGCGACCTGATTCTCTGGCTTGAAGAGAAGGGGGTTGAATTTGTCGAGCAGCCGCTCCCCGCGCGGGACCTCGACGGCACCGCCTGGCTGAGGGGACAAGTTCGTCTTCCCCTCTTCGCCGACGAGAATGCGGTTGCGCCGTCCGATCTTCCCCTGCTGCGGGGGATCTTCGACGGAATCAACATCAAGCTCATGAAATGCGGGGGTTTGCGGGAAGCCCTGAAGATGATCCACACTGCGAGGGCCATGGGGATGAAAATCCTGATTGGATGCATGATCGAGAGTTCGGTGGCGATTTCGGCCGCGGCGCATCTCTCTCCCCTCGCCGACTATGCCGACCTTGACGGAAACCTTCTGATCACCAACGATCCCTTCACGGGCGTCGGCGTCCGCCATGGGAAGTTACTCCTCAATGAACGCCCGGGGCTCGGCGTGCGGCGAAGAGCGGCGGGACGGGGATAG
- the ftsY gene encoding signal recognition particle-docking protein FtsY translates to MGFLDAFRLSRLKEGLAKTRENLAGKIHRILAGKTKIDDELIGRLEEALIGGDVGVATATKIIDSLKEKVRKERFESPAELDTLLRGEARRLLAGAPGGETDPFALPLAGGPHVIMIVGVNGVGKTTTIGKLAYNYRKAGRTVLIAAADTFRAAANEQLEIWAKRAGVEIIQQTHGADPAAVSFDALKSAQARGIDLLIIDTAGRLHTKLHLMEELKKIRHVLQKLVPDAPHEVLLVLDASTGQNAIQQAKHFTAAVGVSGLIVSKLDGTARGGVVLAIADELGIPVRYIGVGEQLDDLQPFDPNAFIDALFETSP, encoded by the coding sequence ATGGGATTTCTTGACGCCTTCCGGCTCTCGCGGCTCAAGGAGGGGCTTGCGAAGACGCGCGAGAACCTGGCGGGAAAAATTCACAGAATCCTCGCGGGCAAGACGAAGATCGACGACGAGCTGATCGGCCGGCTCGAGGAGGCCCTCATCGGAGGAGATGTCGGGGTCGCGACGGCCACGAAGATCATCGATTCGCTCAAAGAAAAGGTCAGGAAGGAGCGCTTCGAGAGCCCGGCGGAACTTGATACCCTCCTGAGGGGCGAGGCGCGCCGGCTTCTTGCGGGGGCGCCCGGAGGGGAAACCGACCCGTTCGCCCTGCCTCTTGCGGGAGGTCCGCATGTGATCATGATCGTGGGGGTCAACGGTGTCGGGAAGACCACTACGATCGGGAAACTCGCCTACAACTACCGGAAGGCGGGGAGAACTGTGCTGATCGCGGCGGCGGACACCTTCCGGGCGGCCGCAAACGAACAGCTGGAGATCTGGGCGAAGCGGGCCGGAGTCGAGATCATTCAGCAAACCCACGGGGCGGATCCCGCGGCCGTTTCGTTCGACGCGCTGAAATCAGCCCAGGCCCGCGGGATCGACCTTCTGATCATCGATACCGCCGGCCGGCTTCACACGAAGCTCCACCTGATGGAAGAATTGAAGAAAATAAGGCACGTGCTCCAGAAACTCGTTCCGGATGCGCCGCACGAGGTCCTGCTCGTCCTTGACGCGTCCACGGGCCAGAACGCGATACAGCAGGCGAAGCATTTTACGGCGGCAGTCGGGGTAAGCGGCCTGATTGTGTCGAAGCTTGACGGCACCGCCAGGGGGGGTGTCGTCCTTGCGATTGCCGACGAGCTCGGCATTCCCGTCCGTTATATCGGCGTCGGCGAGCAGCTCGACGACCTGCAGCCGTTCGACCCGAACGCGTTCATCGACGCCCTCTTTGAGACCTCCCCTTGA
- a CDS encoding CDP-alcohol phosphatidyltransferase family protein translates to MPDSIWTVSNLLTILRVLLVIPIAYLLLLGDPFSRMLAVLLIAAATATDFLDGLIARKLHQVTEFGKILDPVADKIAVGVVAWILTQQGKLPVWFLVTVLLRDGAIFFAGVYLRRARGIVLQSNQAGKWAVTAIAALILLSVLDPPGTEWLHLLLLTASTVLLAISSLLYLRRFLAVRSGSEAGLS, encoded by the coding sequence ATGCCGGATTCCATCTGGACTGTCTCCAACCTGCTGACGATCTTACGGGTCCTCCTCGTCATTCCCATCGCATACCTGCTTCTGCTCGGCGATCCCTTTTCGCGGATGCTCGCGGTCCTCTTGATCGCCGCCGCCACGGCGACCGATTTTCTCGACGGGCTGATCGCGCGGAAACTCCATCAGGTCACGGAGTTCGGGAAGATCCTCGACCCGGTCGCGGATAAGATTGCGGTGGGTGTAGTGGCCTGGATTCTGACCCAACAGGGGAAATTGCCGGTCTGGTTCCTGGTCACGGTCCTCCTGCGGGACGGCGCGATATTTTTCGCCGGGGTCTATCTCCGCCGCGCGCGGGGAATCGTCCTGCAGTCGAACCAGGCGGGCAAATGGGCGGTGACGGCGATCGCCGCATTGATCCTGTTGAGCGTCCTGGACCCGCCGGGGACGGAGTGGCTGCACCTTCTCCTCCTGACGGCAAGTACCGTGTTGCTGGCGATTTCATCCCTGCTTTACCTGAGGCGGTTTCTGGCGGTCCGCAGCGGGAGTGAAGCGGGCCTATCGTAA
- the purF gene encoding amidophosphoribosyltransferase — protein MNKDPRERGPAPAPDKPRDHCGVFGVYGHPQAALLTYYGLLALQHRGQEGSGIVTSTFDEKQRKKRFCVHKDFGLVNDVFRDGELLTNVLRGSVAIGHNRYSTAGSADNKLNIQPLIVNYRDGNIAVSHNGNLTNFNKIRSALQDQGTIFQTTSDTEIILHLIARSRETDQIKQIIDALNQVEGAYSLVILTDNALIAARDPHGWRPLAVGKLDQGYVIASETCAFDTINAEYIGEVEPGEVVVIDEEAVRTGRIKSFHLRKSNTRPHYCIFEYIYFSRPDSRVFGESVDTVRRQLGKALAQEHPVRGDGPQDRLVVINVPDSSNTATLGYVSENNKLGNESKFEMGLIRSHYVGRTFIQPGRDSRETKVRTKFNTVKSVLKGKKVVIIDDSIVRGTTARQLVKLVRGAGAKEIHVRVTAPPIRFPCHYGMDFPSEEELIANRCGGDTGRVGEELGVDTLGYLSLGKLLASVPQNRGASYCTACFSGEYPTPIDSGSSKDEHET, from the coding sequence ATGAACAAAGACCCCCGGGAACGCGGGCCGGCCCCCGCACCCGATAAGCCGCGCGATCACTGCGGCGTCTTCGGCGTGTACGGACATCCGCAGGCCGCCCTCCTCACCTACTACGGCCTCCTCGCCCTCCAGCATCGCGGACAGGAGGGATCGGGCATCGTCACCTCCACCTTCGACGAGAAGCAACGAAAGAAACGCTTCTGCGTCCACAAGGACTTTGGCCTGGTGAACGACGTCTTCCGCGACGGGGAGCTCCTGACGAACGTCCTCCGGGGCAGCGTGGCGATCGGGCATAACCGGTATTCCACGGCGGGCTCGGCGGACAACAAGTTGAATATCCAGCCGCTCATCGTCAATTACCGCGACGGCAACATCGCGGTCTCCCATAACGGCAACCTCACGAATTTCAACAAGATCCGGAGCGCCCTCCAGGACCAGGGGACGATTTTTCAGACCACGTCCGACACGGAGATCATCCTGCATCTGATCGCCCGGAGCCGGGAGACGGATCAAATCAAGCAGATTATCGACGCGTTGAACCAGGTCGAGGGGGCATACTCGCTCGTGATCCTCACCGACAACGCGCTGATCGCGGCGCGTGATCCTCACGGATGGCGGCCCCTTGCCGTCGGGAAACTGGATCAGGGGTATGTGATCGCCTCCGAAACGTGCGCGTTCGACACGATCAACGCGGAGTATATCGGGGAGGTCGAGCCCGGCGAGGTCGTGGTGATCGACGAGGAAGCGGTCCGGACGGGGCGCATTAAGTCGTTCCATCTCCGCAAGTCGAACACAAGGCCGCATTATTGCATCTTCGAATATATCTACTTCTCCCGGCCCGACAGCCGGGTATTCGGCGAGAGCGTCGACACCGTCCGCCGCCAGCTCGGCAAAGCCCTCGCGCAGGAGCACCCGGTTCGCGGCGACGGGCCGCAAGACAGGCTCGTGGTCATCAACGTGCCCGACTCGAGCAACACCGCGACGCTCGGCTACGTGAGCGAGAACAACAAGCTCGGAAATGAAAGCAAGTTTGAGATGGGCCTCATCCGGAGCCATTACGTCGGAAGGACCTTCATCCAGCCCGGACGCGACTCGCGTGAGACGAAGGTCCGCACGAAATTCAACACCGTGAAGAGCGTGCTGAAGGGAAAGAAAGTCGTCATTATCGACGACTCGATCGTGCGGGGCACGACCGCGAGGCAGCTTGTCAAGCTCGTACGGGGGGCGGGGGCGAAGGAGATCCATGTCCGCGTCACCGCGCCGCCGATCCGTTTCCCGTGCCATTATGGAATGGATTTCCCGAGCGAGGAGGAACTGATCGCAAACAGGTGCGGCGGCGACACCGGGCGGGTCGGGGAGGAGCTCGGAGTCGACACGCTGGGATACCTTTCGCTCGGAAAGCTCCTCGCCTCGGTCCCGCAGAACAGGGGCGCTTCGTACTGTACCGCCTGCTTCAGCGGGGAATATCCGACCCCCATCGACTCCGGGAGTTCCAAGGATGAGCACGAGACCTGA
- the nadB gene encoding L-aspartate oxidase codes for MKIQSDVLIIGSGIAGLSFALKAAAHGSVSLITKKQKAESNTNYAQGGIAAVVAPDDSFDLHIRDTLDAGVGLCHRDAVELLVEEGPERLRELMQMGVDFTKDEGGLDLGREGGHSRNRIAHAHDRSGWEIERALLQQISSHPRISVFENHLAIDLITEHNLGVPISRSTPIHCWGAYALDVKDNIVKSFLAPLTILCSGGAGQAYLHTTNPPIATGDGIAMAYRAGATIANMEFIQFHPTTLHHSGSPAFLISEAIRGFGAVLRTASGEEFMQRYDQRGSLAPRDIVARAIDTELKRRGDPYVLLDLRHLDPAQVRERFPNIYETCLMKYRLDITREPVPVVPAAHYSCGGVLTDLNGRTSIGQLYACGEVAMTGVHGANRLASNSLLEAVVFSHRAYLDAREQLKKRASGLPSVPDWDESGTFDAEEWVLIEHDRTEIQQIMWDYVGIVRSDRRLERARRRLRLITDEIEEFYKRTKVVEGLIELRNLATVATLIVRCAITRKESRGLHFTTDYPGRDDEHWCRDTLLSLWDEPETLSPG; via the coding sequence ATGAAAATCCAATCTGATGTCCTGATCATCGGGAGCGGGATCGCGGGCCTCTCGTTCGCCCTCAAGGCTGCGGCCCACGGTTCGGTTTCTCTTATCACGAAGAAGCAGAAGGCCGAATCCAACACGAACTATGCCCAGGGCGGCATCGCGGCCGTCGTCGCGCCGGACGATTCCTTCGATCTGCATATCCGGGATACGCTGGATGCGGGCGTCGGCCTCTGCCACCGCGATGCCGTCGAGCTGCTCGTGGAGGAAGGCCCGGAACGCCTCAGGGAGCTGATGCAGATGGGCGTCGATTTTACCAAGGACGAAGGAGGACTCGATCTCGGCCGCGAAGGGGGCCATTCGCGGAACCGTATCGCGCACGCGCACGACCGGAGCGGCTGGGAAATCGAACGCGCCCTCCTCCAGCAAATCAGTTCCCACCCCCGGATTTCCGTCTTCGAGAATCACCTCGCGATCGATCTGATCACGGAGCACAACCTCGGAGTTCCGATTTCGAGATCGACGCCGATTCATTGCTGGGGGGCGTATGCGCTCGACGTCAAGGACAATATCGTGAAGTCTTTTCTGGCGCCGCTCACGATTCTCTGCAGCGGCGGAGCGGGCCAGGCGTACCTCCACACGACAAATCCTCCCATCGCCACCGGGGACGGAATCGCCATGGCATACCGTGCCGGAGCGACGATCGCAAACATGGAGTTCATACAGTTCCACCCCACGACGCTCCATCATTCCGGCTCACCGGCGTTCCTGATCTCCGAGGCGATCCGGGGATTCGGGGCTGTTCTCCGGACCGCTTCCGGAGAAGAGTTCATGCAGCGCTACGATCAGAGAGGATCCCTGGCGCCCCGCGACATCGTCGCGAGGGCCATCGACACCGAACTGAAGCGGAGGGGAGACCCCTACGTGCTTCTCGACCTGCGCCATCTCGATCCGGCGCAGGTCCGTGAACGCTTTCCCAATATTTACGAGACCTGCCTCATGAAATACCGTCTCGATATCACGAGGGAACCGGTGCCGGTCGTCCCCGCGGCCCATTATTCGTGCGGCGGGGTCCTCACGGACCTGAACGGCCGGACATCGATCGGGCAATTGTACGCGTGCGGCGAAGTGGCGATGACGGGCGTCCACGGTGCAAACCGGCTTGCCAGCAATTCCCTGCTGGAGGCGGTTGTCTTCTCGCATCGGGCGTATCTCGACGCCCGGGAGCAGCTGAAAAAGCGAGCGTCCGGCCTTCCTTCCGTTCCGGACTGGGATGAGAGCGGGACCTTCGACGCGGAGGAATGGGTCCTGATCGAACACGACCGGACCGAGATTCAACAGATCATGTGGGATTACGTCGGGATTGTCCGCTCCGACCGCCGGCTCGAGCGCGCGCGAAGGCGCCTTCGGTTGATTACGGATGAAATCGAGGAGTTCTACAAGCGGACCAAGGTCGTGGAAGGGCTCATCGAACTGAGAAACCTCGCGACGGTCGCGACGCTCATCGTCCGGTGCGCGATCACCCGCAAGGAGAGCCGCGGACTCCACTTCACCACCGATTATCCCGGACGGGACGACGAGCACTGGTGCAGGGATACGCTTCTCTCGCTCTGGGACGAGCCCGAAACCTTGAGTCCCGGCTGA
- the coaE gene encoding dephospho-CoA kinase (Dephospho-CoA kinase (CoaE) performs the final step in coenzyme A biosynthesis.), which translates to MRINLKQRATPLSIGITGGIGSGKTAAAKIFGTLGAKVLFADEIASRLIDGERETRNRIKRALGPGALLPDGSLDRKAVAKLVFNDDRLKARLDEIVHPAVLAAIGGEITRFRRSGKEPMLMVEAAILYEAHAEDLFDYVIVIDAPEKDRIERVMTRDHSSRAEVLQRMRAQLPAAAKVARADFVVRNSGDLRTLAQHCRFVHRILTGLASSGHPPSA; encoded by the coding sequence ATGAGGATAAACCTGAAGCAGAGAGCCACACCACTCTCCATAGGGATTACAGGGGGAATCGGAAGCGGTAAGACGGCCGCCGCGAAGATCTTCGGCACGCTCGGCGCGAAAGTCCTTTTCGCGGACGAGATTGCCTCCCGGCTGATCGACGGAGAGCGTGAAACACGGAACCGGATCAAGCGGGCGCTCGGTCCGGGCGCGCTTCTGCCCGACGGATCGCTCGACAGAAAGGCGGTGGCAAAGCTGGTTTTCAACGACGACCGTTTGAAAGCCAGGCTCGACGAAATTGTCCACCCCGCCGTCCTGGCGGCAATCGGCGGCGAGATTACAAGGTTCAGGCGCTCCGGCAAGGAGCCGATGCTTATGGTCGAGGCGGCCATCCTCTACGAGGCCCACGCCGAGGATCTGTTCGATTACGTAATCGTCATCGATGCCCCCGAAAAAGACCGCATCGAGCGCGTCATGACAAGGGACCACTCGAGCCGCGCAGAGGTGCTCCAGCGTATGCGGGCGCAACTCCCCGCGGCGGCCAAGGTTGCGAGGGCGGATTTCGTCGTGCGGAACTCCGGGGATCTCCGAACCCTGGCTCAACATTGCAGGTTCGTCCACCGGATCCTCACCGGCCTCGCCTCATCGGGTCACCCGCCGTCCGCATAG
- the rny gene encoding ribonuclease Y — protein MTFELIIIIPALLAISGGFFALGWYYNIRSGRNKVESAQSRAEKIISEAEKDAGNLKKEKLLEVKDEWYKKKQQFEQEATAKRSKHQAFEKQLADREENLERKVEMFNKKEKDIGALKVTLEERLKSIDEKNATLARVLVEENQRLERSSGLSREEAKRILIENLTNETKSEASQMLKEIRDTARGEAKKEAQKIIIQAIQRTAADHCVETTVSVLHIQSDEMKGRIIGKEGRNIKAFEAATGVDVIVDDTPEAVILSGFDPLRREVARIALERLIADGRIHPARIEEVVEKVRQELDEELLHVGENAILESGLHGGHQDLLRFIGRMKYRSSYGQNLLSHSLEVAHLTGLMAAEFGFDAHIAKRAGLLHDIGKTVDRNVEGPHALVGYDLVKKFGEHPIVVNAVGSHHEDIPMEHPIAALVQAADAISGARPGARRESVEAYAKRLERLESMAKSFDGVSNTYAIQAGREIRVIVEHEKIDDARADQLAHDIAKKIQAEMGYPGQIKITVIRETRAIAYAR, from the coding sequence ATGACGTTTGAACTCATCATCATAATTCCGGCTCTCCTGGCCATCTCGGGGGGATTTTTCGCCCTGGGGTGGTATTACAACATCAGGAGCGGCAGGAACAAGGTCGAAAGCGCGCAGTCCCGCGCCGAAAAGATCATTTCCGAAGCGGAAAAAGACGCCGGCAATCTCAAGAAGGAGAAGCTTCTTGAGGTAAAGGACGAATGGTACAAGAAGAAACAACAGTTCGAACAGGAAGCGACCGCGAAGCGAAGCAAACATCAGGCCTTCGAGAAGCAGCTCGCCGACCGGGAGGAGAACCTTGAACGCAAGGTTGAAATGTTCAATAAGAAAGAAAAGGATATCGGCGCGCTTAAAGTGACGCTTGAAGAGCGTCTGAAGAGCATCGATGAAAAAAATGCCACGCTCGCCCGGGTCCTCGTCGAGGAAAACCAGAGGCTGGAGCGATCCTCCGGACTATCCCGCGAGGAGGCGAAGAGGATCCTGATCGAGAACCTTACGAACGAAACGAAGTCGGAAGCTTCCCAGATGCTGAAAGAAATTCGCGACACTGCCAGGGGCGAGGCGAAGAAGGAAGCTCAGAAAATCATCATCCAGGCGATCCAGCGTACCGCGGCCGATCATTGTGTCGAGACCACCGTCAGCGTGCTCCATATCCAGAGCGATGAGATGAAGGGCCGGATCATAGGGAAAGAGGGGAGGAACATCAAGGCGTTCGAGGCTGCCACCGGGGTCGATGTCATTGTGGACGATACGCCCGAGGCGGTGATCCTCTCCGGTTTCGACCCCCTTCGCCGAGAGGTGGCCCGCATCGCCCTCGAGCGGTTGATCGCCGACGGGCGGATCCATCCGGCAAGGATCGAGGAGGTGGTGGAAAAGGTGAGACAGGAGCTTGATGAGGAACTTCTCCATGTGGGGGAAAACGCCATCCTGGAGAGCGGGTTGCACGGAGGACATCAAGACTTGCTTCGGTTCATCGGTCGAATGAAATACCGTTCCAGTTACGGCCAAAACCTTCTCTCGCACAGTCTCGAGGTGGCCCACCTGACCGGGCTGATGGCGGCGGAATTCGGATTTGATGCGCACATCGCGAAACGCGCCGGCTTGCTCCATGATATCGGCAAAACCGTCGACCGGAATGTCGAGGGGCCCCACGCGCTTGTCGGGTATGACCTGGTCAAGAAATTCGGGGAGCATCCGATTGTCGTCAATGCAGTCGGATCGCATCACGAGGATATTCCCATGGAGCATCCGATAGCGGCCCTCGTGCAGGCCGCAGATGCCATCAGCGGGGCGAGACCGGGTGCGAGGCGGGAATCGGTCGAGGCGTACGCGAAACGGCTCGAACGCCTCGAAAGCATGGCAAAATCTTTTGACGGGGTCTCCAACACGTACGCGATTCAGGCGGGACGGGAAATCCGTGTCATTGTGGAGCATGAGAAAATCGACGACGCGAGGGCGGATCAGCTCGCCCACGACATCGCGAAGAAAATCCAGGCGGAAATGGGGTATCCCGGGCAGATTAAGATCACGGTGATTCGTGAAACCCGTGCAATCGCCTACGCCCGGTAG
- a CDS encoding cell division protein ZapA has translation MTTDGKSIKVKIFGSEYPLRGESEEMTKKVAGYVDEMISTIYEKIPEQPPLTVAVLSALNITEDLFKERERNRELTDLVEQEVEKISEHLDQCLRAQA, from the coding sequence ATGACAACGGACGGTAAGAGCATCAAGGTAAAAATCTTCGGTTCGGAGTACCCCCTGCGCGGAGAGAGCGAAGAAATGACGAAGAAAGTGGCGGGGTATGTGGATGAAATGATCAGCACCATTTACGAAAAGATCCCCGAACAACCGCCGTTGACCGTTGCTGTCCTATCTGCATTGAACATCACGGAAGACCTATTCAAAGAGAGAGAACGGAACAGGGAGCTTACGGATCTTGTTGAGCAAGAAGTAGAGAAGATCAGTGAGCACCTGGATCAATGCCTTAGGGCTCAAGCGTAG